The Terriglobales bacterium genomic sequence CAACGGCCCGATGACCCAATCCCTCCTGGCAGTCCAAGGTTTACAATCAACTGTATGAAAGTGGCCCTCGGCGTGTGCGGCGGGATTGCGGCCTACAAGGCGGCGGAGTTGGTGCGCCTGTTGCAGGAGCGCGGCGTGCGGGTGCAGGTGGTGATGACGCGCTCGGCGCAGGAGTTCGTCCGCCCGCTGACCTTTGCCGCCCTTTCCGGCGAGAAGGTGATCACCGACCTGTTCGCGAGCGGCGCGGAAGCGCCCAACCTCGAGTCCGCAGTCGAGCACATCGCCGTGGCCCAGTCCATTGACGCCCTGCTGGTGGCCCCGGCCACTGCCGACACCCTGGCCAAGTTCGCCAACGGCCTGGCCGACGATTTCCTTTCGACACTTTTTCTCGCGACCACCGCGCCCGTGGTGGTGGCTCCGGCCATGAACGTCAACATGTGGGAGCATCCCGCTACGCAGGAGAACCTGAAGAAGCTGCGCGAGCGCGGGGTGCACGTGGTGGAGCCGGAAGCAGGCTACCTCGCCTGCGGGATGCTGGGCCCGGGGCGGCTGGCCGCGAACGAAGCCATTGTGGCCGCGACCCTGGAGGCGCTGGGCGCGGCGCAGGACCTGGCGGGCGAAACCGTGCTGATCACCGCCGGACCGACGCGCGAGCCGGTGGACCCGGTGCGGTATCTCGGCAATCGCTCGAGTGGCAAGATGGGATACGCGCTGGCGGAAGCGGCGCTGCGCCGCGGCGCGCGCGTGATTCTGGTGAGCGGGCCCACCAGCCTTCAGCCGCCGGGCGCGGCGGAGACGATTCCGGTCGAAACCGCCGAGCAGATGCGCCAAGTGGTGCTGGCGCGCTTCCTCGACGCTTCGGTTGTCATCAAAGCGGCGGCGGTCGCCGACTACCGTCCGAAAGAAGCCGCGGGGCGGAAGATCAAGCGACGCGAGAAGCTGGTGCTGGAACTCGAGCCCACGGCCGACATCCTGGCGGAGCTGGGTGCGAAGAAGACAACGCAGATCTTGGTGGGCTTCGCCGCCGAGACGGAAGACGCGATGCGGAACGCCAGGGAGAAGCTCGAAGCCAAGTCCGCCGACGCCATCGTGGTCAACGATGTCTCGCAGCCGGGGATCGGCTTCGACTCTGACCGTAACGCGGTCACCATCGTGACGCCCTCGGGGACCGTCGAAGTCCCAGAGACCACGAAGTGGGAGGTGGCGCACCGGGTGCTGGACGCCGTGGTGCGCATCCGGCAGGAGCGCTCCCAGCCCGCCGCGGCCGGGCCGGGCCGCAAGGCATGAGCCGCCCGCTCGACCCCCAGACCAAGCAGGCGATCGCTACCCGCATCCGCTACTACCAGGAGCTGGGGATCCATGACTTCTACCGGCGCGGGGCAGCGCCCGCTTCGCAGCCGGAGGCCGCGCCGGTGGCGGCAGCGCCAGTGGCGGCGCAGGCGGCGCAGCTTTCCATCCTTGAAGCCGCGGCCGGTCCCTTGCCGGAGAGCGCCATCCACGACCGCAAGCAGGCGCTGGCGGTCATCCGCGA encodes the following:
- the coaBC gene encoding bifunctional phosphopantothenoylcysteine decarboxylase/phosphopantothenate--cysteine ligase CoaBC, translated to MKVALGVCGGIAAYKAAELVRLLQERGVRVQVVMTRSAQEFVRPLTFAALSGEKVITDLFASGAEAPNLESAVEHIAVAQSIDALLVAPATADTLAKFANGLADDFLSTLFLATTAPVVVAPAMNVNMWEHPATQENLKKLRERGVHVVEPEAGYLACGMLGPGRLAANEAIVAATLEALGAAQDLAGETVLITAGPTREPVDPVRYLGNRSSGKMGYALAEAALRRGARVILVSGPTSLQPPGAAETIPVETAEQMRQVVLARFLDASVVIKAAAVADYRPKEAAGRKIKRREKLVLELEPTADILAELGAKKTTQILVGFAAETEDAMRNAREKLEAKSADAIVVNDVSQPGIGFDSDRNAVTIVTPSGTVEVPETTKWEVAHRVLDAVVRIRQERSQPAAAGPGRKA